The DNA sequence ATTTCATTCTTTGAACCTGTGATTGGAGGTTAAAGTGCACCAGGTTGGAAGGAGGAAGCTCTTAACAATAAAGGCTTGAATATTTAGCTGTGGTCGGGTCGCAGCCCTCTCTTGAGCTCCCCTCTCCCcctatcttttaaaatgcaaatcgtGTTTCGGGGGGTTGCGCGCGGGGTGAGCGCTGCGCCTCGACGTCTCCAGCCATTGGTGTCTGTGTCATTACTAATAGAGTCTTGTAAACACTCGTTAATCACGTAAGGCCGCCGGCCTGGGGCCCCGCACTCCAGCCGGTGGCGGGTCTTCCCCGCCTCTGCAACgcagtggggaggaggtgggaggaaagaaggaagaaagggaggagggaggaggcaggccaGAGGGAGGGCCCGCCTCAGAGGCAGAAGCGCCGCGAGGAGCCGGCGGAACACCGCGCGCTGGGGCTCAGCCAGCCGCCGCTCTTGGCGCCCCCCTCGCCCCTGCCCTTCGCGGCCCCCGGCAGCCTCCAGCGTCGACCCCCAGGCAGCATGGTGAGGTTTGCAGTCGGGCCCTCGCCACCATGTACGTGAGCTACCTCCTGGACAAGGACGTGAGCATGTACCCCAGCTCCGTGCGCCACTCTGGCGGCCTCAACCTGACCCCGCAGAACTTCGTCAGTCCCCCGCAGTACCCGGACTACGGCGGCTACCATGTGGCGGCAGCGGCCGCGAACTTGGACCCCGCGCAGTCCCCAGGGCCGTCCTGGCCCGCGGCGTACGGAGCCCCGCTCCGGGAGGACTGGAACGGCTACGCGCCGGGGGGTGCCGCCAACGCCGTGGCCCATGGCCTCAACGGTGGCTCTCCGGCCGCCGCCATGGGCTACAGCAGCCCCGCCGACTACCACCCGCACCACCACCCACACCACCACCCGCACCACCCGGCCGCCGCGCCTTCCTGTGCCTCGGGGTTGCTGCAGACGCTCAATCCCGGCCCTCCCGGGCCAGCCGCCACCAACGCCGCCGAGCAGCTGTCCCCGGGCGGCCAGCGGCGGAACCTGTGCGAGTGGATGCGGAAGCCCGCGCAGCCGTCTCTGGGAAGCCAAGGTAGGCGGCGGCACCCCGCgggagggggctgctgggccGGCCGTGCGTCCAGGGCGGACCCGGGTGTCCCGAGCCGTTCGGGAGCTCCGCGCCAGCAGGGCCGGGGAGGGAGACAAAGTCAGGGGCCCCGGACTGCTGAGCTCCTCCACTGCGCCTGGGCCGGCGTGGGGGCGCGAGTGAATCGGTGGGTCTCCCCAGCCCGTCCAGAGAGGAAGGCTCCTCTTTCCAACGTCCCCGCACTCTCGGGACACCCCTAGGAATGTGGACGTAGCAAGGCTGTGTAGGGATCGGCGTCCTCCGCACTTGCCGCCTGTGGCACTCGGTGCGCAGCCTGGAGGCGACGGGAACGGGGAGCCTCGATCGCCACCGTGCCGGGCTTTATAAAGAGCACTGCACTCAAGAAGAGGGTTGCCCTAAGGGGGCCAGGAGGGCGGCTAGGCCGCGCGCGGTACCAGGTTCGGCCATTCGGGCCAACTCAAGAGCCAGGGCGGATAGGGACACCGGGCAAAGCTGCTGTTGCAGGAAAGGCCCCCCAGGAATTAAGGGGAAGGGAGCGCGCGGCCCGTCATTGAACCTTTGATTTGCAAAGGAGTTCGTTCAATCAAAAGCTGGAGGGCTAGGGGCGAGAAGTCGTGGGAGTCCTCTTGGGcctgcagagggagaaggggaagaatcCCTGGTGGGAATTCAGCTTCTGCCCCAGACAGGGATCACTTCTCCCCACCCTTCCTTCCCAGGGTCtcggggctgtgtgtgtgtgtgtgtgtgtgtgtgtgtgtgtgtgtgcgcgcgcgcgcgcgcgcacgtgccTGAGTTCAAGAAGCTTGCTCAGGAGGTGTCCCTGCAGACATCCTAGATTTGCCGCACTGTGGGGGCTCGTTAGTTCCTGGGTTGCCCCTTCTGGTATCGGGATATGTGTCAAAGTGGGAAGGAAGTTGGAATAGGTGTGGTGGGAGAGTCCTGTTGGCATCCACTTTTAACTCCATGAAGTCTTCCTAGTCTTCTGCACTTCCGCTTTTttactcttcccttctttctggccCAGCCCGGCCTGCGTGCAGGTTATGGCCACTTTGCAGAGGTTTATAGCCAATTACAGCCGTATAAATCAGAGCAGCCGTTGGGGGTTGTCTCCGGGCATCGGTGTTTGCGTCACCGGGCACATGCCGGGTGGGAAATGCGGCCGCCCGGGGAGAAGGCCACAGGGCCAGGCTCGGAACCTTGGCTTGGTCCAGTCCCCAAAGGGAGGTGCGGTCACCTGAACCGAGCGCTGTCTCAGAGACGGCTGCAGCGAGCCGGGGTCCTAAGGGAGACCTCTGGTGTGTCCCTGGAGAGTGGCTGCGGGGccagggccggggagggggagagggagagggagggaagccacAGGAACCCAGGCCGCGGGGTCAGCAGATGAGAGGCCGCTGTGAAGTCCCGCGCCGAGGTGGCAAGGCCGCAGTCGGCGCCGGGCTCCCTTGTGATGTTAATGTCGGGAGGCCGTGGCCCGCGGGCCAGAGCCGGACTCCTCTGCGGAGCGTCATCCGTCAACGGGCTAGGGGGGTTGGTCCCCGGCCCGGCCCGCTTTGATATACACCTTCCCAGCCCTGCCATTGTCTCTTTTAGGGCCCGGAAAGAGGGTGGTGACTTTCGCAGTCAATAATGAATTCTCACAAGTCCCTCTCATCTCTCCCCTCCTGCAGCCCCCTCCTCGGTTCCCAGGGGGTGCAGGGAGCCTCCAAAGCCCTTGGGGTGCGGGCCGCCAAGCGCCAGGGGTCCTGGTCACCGCGGCCCCGGCCCATCGGGGATACGGAAAGGGCTGCACTGGGGCAAGAGCTGCCCCCAAGCACCCCAAGGCGAGTATTGCTCCTGGGATGTTGGGCTCGGAGAACTATTTTGCGCCCTACGTTCCAGCCCTGGAGGTGCCCTTTTGTGGCTCCCACTTGGGTGCCGCGCCAGCCGCGCCTGGGACTGGGTGCGTGACCTAGTccgaggctcagtttcctcatctgtaaaacgggcgGCTCCTGCGGGCAGCCCTCGAGTGGGTCTGAGGCGGTACCGCGTGTGAACGCGCCCACCCCTTCGAAGGCTCCCAGAAAATGTGAGTTCCTTCTACTTTCTTAGCAGGCGCGGGGTCGGGGCCGCTTCGCCCATTCAAATGCGCCTGCCGCGCAGTGTTTATGTTAATGCTCCTGGCGGGGAAGGGGATGAAAGCCGGGACCGCCATTTGCTCAGTAGTGGTAATTCAAACAGAATGCGGTTGTTATTAAGGCATTGAAAGGGCTTTTCTTTGATAAGATCGCCTTGTCCTGCATTGTTTGCGACTGTGTTCCCCTTTCAGCAACTCGGGGGAGCTCCCTCTGATCCGGCCTGTATCTTCCCAGGGCGCTTTTGTTATGGTTTGCAAAGGGTTTTACCTGAACAAAGTCCGCCTGCGGGGCATTAAACACCTCCAAGAAACTCCCAGACCCTTTAGATCTTCCTGTAGTATTGGGCACTGGGCAAACCTGTTCAGGGGCAGGATGACCAGGGACCAGGGGGGCCAACGAAGAGCCCTGCCAAAGGATGAGATGATCCAGGGCAGAGCCGGTGGCGTCGCCAGGCTCTCCTGCCTGCTCCAACCTCGATGGCACTATTTGTCAAGGCCCTTCAGTAAAACAATCAATCTGAGGTTTAATATGTTGACTCAATCCAATGAGCACAGATCACTGGTCAGGATAGCTCTGGCAGAGttcacagcagaaataaatggggGGGggtatcaaaaaagaaaatatgccaaATGCCATACCATGTTCAGCCAGGTATATAGAATGTCTCCAGAGGGAGGGGGTCTTCTGCCTGCCAGACCCCAGCTCAGAATTCCACCAGATGGGCCTAGTGTGCCTGGGAGATGATTCTGGTGACTTGAAAGAAATCTGTCGACTcctgcacccacccacccctttCTACTTTTGATAAACCAAACAGAAAGTAACACCACCACCCCACACAGTCACCAACACATGTCCACACGCCCCGCTGTTTTTAGGGTGGGCTTACACATCTCCAATAGgccagaaaatctgaatattccCAGGACTCTGGAGACTCTGGCTTGCCCCCGTTCCCTCTGGGCCTAGCCTGTTCCAGTACTCTCTTTGGTTTACCAAATGGATGGCTGGGTTCTGCTATCTCGTGTGTAAGAGGctttagtttttcttcatttttaaaaaccacttaacCCCAAGGTTAGTTCAGTTGTCTCCAATAGCCTCGCACCCTCCCCTCAGGACCCTCTAGGGGGTCTTGTCAGACTCGGCAGGAATCAGCCAAACCCAGGCCCCCTGGGGCGGTGGAGGAAGAGAAATAGCCCTTGGGTTAGGGAGGTTTGTCATTACCCATGACTGATGGGCTGCCTTGCGGTTCTCCGTCCtaatttctccttcctccacagTGAAAACCAGGACAAAAGACAAATACCGAGTGGTGTACACGGATCACCAGCGGCTGGAGCTGGAGAAGGAGTTTCACTACAGCCGTTACATCACCATCCGGAGGAAGGCCGAGCTGGCTGCCACACTGGGGCTCTCCGAGAGGCAGGTGCGAACCGCCTTGTTCTCCCCAGGCCCTGGTGGCTGGCTGGTGGGGGTCCTTGGGCAGAGCTGGAAACCGGGCCCCAGAAGCCCCGTAGTTCTGTGGGCAGGTGAAATCCAGaggatagaggggcgcctggctggctcagtctgtagaaaCATGCACCTTTTGATCTccgggtcgtgagttcaagccccgtgttgggcgtagaacttacttacttactaaataaataaataaataaataaggaggaTGGAGAGCACTTCCTTCTGAGTACATTTAGAAAAAGCTCCTCCCACCTCTAGTTGTCCTTTTCAGTTGTTGAAATTTTCTCTCCCCATTTTTGGGCGTCTGGGaggcggaaaaaaaaaaaaaaaccaacccttgAGTAGTACTTTAATCCAGAATTCTATTTGGATGAAAGAAGGTCTTAAATTAAAGACCTGTTTGCTATGTGCCCAGCATAGTacctggggaaaaaattaagataaGACCCCAATCCCTACCCAGAAAAACTAGAGCGAGGCTTGACTCATGAACATTCTATATGGTctagaaaaaaagtaaacaggCCACATCCACAGCCGGGAAGCCCCACAGTAAATCTCATTCTCAGCTTTAAGGTGAGGAATATTACATTTCAGTTCAGCTTTGCGAGGCCAAAGGTTGTCATTTAGAAGTACATCCATGCTGGCCTCTTCTTGCTGGTTGGAGAATGGGCTTTGCAGTTTCTGTTTCCCATGGTTCTGAGACTCAACTTTTCCAGTAAAGTTGCAGATAAAGCTGCTTTCGAATGAAACCTGGTGCAcaaggcggggcgggggggggcggggcaggaaggCTCTTCCCTCGTGAGGCCCTGCTTGCTAGGCTGGGGAAGGGCTCAGCGCTGGGCTGTCATGGGGCTCTCGGATGAAAGGCTGGGAAGAGGTTTGGGGGTCCTTTAGAGAGGCCACTTCTTTAGTTGGAGGAAGAGATACTGCTGCTGGTGCTGAATGCCACTCATTGTCCCCTTAACCGTCTTCTTCACCCCCGTTTCTTTTTCTCCGTTTCCCATTTTTAGGTTAAAATTTGGTTTCAGAACCGTAGAGcgaaggaaaggaaaatcaacaagaagaagttgcagcagcaacagcagcagccgCAGCCCCCGCCGCCGGCGCCACAACCCCCCCAGCCACAGCCAGGCCCTCTGAGAAGCGTCCCTGAGCCCCTGAGTCCTGTGTCTTCCCTGCAAGGCTCGGTGCCTGGCTCTGTCCCTGGGGTTCTGGGGCCCGCTCCGGGGGTGTTAAATCCCACTGTCACCCAATGACCTACAGTGGCCCTCAGCAGCACAACAATTCAGGCTGAAGTCGCCAAGAGCATAGACTCTGCTAGAATCCTCAGGAGagaccccttcctccccctccccctccccaccaatgTACACCAACTCACCTAGCCCTCAGAGGAAAAACGGGGGCCAGGAGTAAGGATGGGGGGGGGTGTTGGAGGCCTCAAGGAAGACATTCTCCCAGATTTTGACTTTCTCTGGTCTGACTTTCTGCCAGTCAGGAGATGGGATATGGAAACTGGGGCTTCATTTCATACTGGCTGGACTGGCTAAACAGACCGGGCTTTCAGCCCCTACCACCCTAACTCTTGGCCTCCAAAATCTGCAGGACACACCTCTGGTTGAAGCCGAATGGAGACAGCAACTCAGGGGAAGCCTAAGGCTTGGAGCCAAGATGGCTACTGCCTACTCACTGCCATCCAAGGGCCAGCAGCGGGTCCCTCCTGCTCAACAGCAGGCAAGATTCTGTGACTGCAGATGTCACAGGCGGCCAAGACAGAAACCTGGACCCACCAAAGACTGCAAACTCCCCGGGTCTTTGTCTTTCGTCTCTTCCCATCCCAGACCAGGAAAGACTTGACGGGTGTATGCGCGGAAGATGGGGTGAGAGGCGTGGTTGTTGGACTCCAGGCCTGACAAGAGGGCCCAGGACAGGGCCCTTGTTTAGAAAGCCTGTCACCAGAGCTCCTCTGGGCTAAATGTATGTCGGCGCTATAAATGCCAGAGCCAACCTGGACTTCCTGTCATTTTCACAATCTTGGGGCTGATGAAGGggagtttttgttgttggtcTGTGTCACATCCAAGCCagcatttaaaaagctttctggGTCCATGGGGGAGAGAAGTGGTATGGTGAAGGGAAGTGGGGGGGTATTTGAACACAGCTGAATttattctgaaaaggaaaaaaaaaaaagagataaacgaGCTTTCCGGATTTCCAGATTCTGTATTTATCGTTTTCAGATTTTGTctgggattattattattattattttttttaagaaatggaatagCTTGTCTACTTGCAAGCTAGTATTGGGAAAATCAGGCAGGGAGTGGAGAAGGTTATCTGAACAACCTCGTTCTACCCCAGAGCACCAGAAGCCTGAGGGAGCGGGGTTTTGAGACCTTCCCTGCCCCCAAGCCTGAGCCCAGCCTTGGACTGTGGAATGTGTGGTTCTCCTGGGGGTGCCTTTGGGCAAAATGCACATCTGAATGGTCAGCTGCTTTCCAGCAGTCAGGaattatggggggtgggggtgagagtcCCCGGATACCTCTCTCAAATCTACACTAAGGCAGTTGCCAACATTCCCCGCGTCAGTGAGTCCCTTCGCCCTGGGGATGCCCCACAATGCAGCTAAACATAAGcattaagtaaaaatgttttattttctgttttcccaagGCAACGTTTCCACGAATATAGTCTTCTGTGAATCACTAGGCATTTCTGTGAGCCCTTTCTGTCTCCAcgcatttccctccctccctcccacctacCCCACAAAGTATTCCGAGAACCAGTATAAGGAGATCCTTTCAGTGTTGGCGGCTTGTTATCTGGCCGATCCGCTGGGGACCGGGCTGCTGCCCTTGAGGTTTGGGGATCTGGAAGCCACCGAGCAGGGCCTGGGGAGTAGGGCTTTGCTCTCGACTTCGGTCTTGCCACAGGCACCTTCGGGCCCTAATTGCGGCCTCAGCAGAAGGAGGAGGTGCTCCGAGGACTGCGGAGAAAGAACCGAGCCGCGCGAGATCTAAATATCGCCGGAGGCATCTCCCCGGTTCCGCGGCCCTTCCGGGTGGCATTCCGCTCCGGGATTGAGAAAGGGGCTCTGGCGGCCCGACCCGCGGGCGCCCGGCTCGGAGCTGCAAAGAGAGTGCCTGGCCCGCCTCtcgggctggggggtgggggggtggcgaTCGCCGCGAGGTTCTCCCCCTCNNNNNNNNNNNNNNNNNNNNNNNNNNNNNNNNNNNNNNNNNNNNNNNNNNNNNNNNNNNNNNNNNNNNNNNNNNNNNNNNNNNNNNNNNNNNNNNNNNNNAGCACAAGGGTTGTTTGCTTAGTGGTTAGAGGTTCAAAAGTCGGCATTGTCCCGCTGCAAGCGATTACAAGTTCTTCCCCTTGCCGGGTCCGGCCCCCCAGCACTGACGCCCGGCGCGGGCCCTCGCGCCAGGCATCCGGGGCGAAGAGGGGAGCTCGGCTACTCTCTGAAATGCAGGTCCCGGGGCTGCGAGCTGCCCGCCAGTCCCCCTAGTCGCGGAGGGGGCGAGCCAGGAGGCCCCTCACCCCCCATCCCGCGCAGACGAGGCCACCATGCTTGCGACGGCAGGACTCGCTCCTCGAGCAAAGCCGGGGGAACACGGGGACGTGGCGCGAGCGGACCGTGCGACCGAGGAGGCGCAGGGGGGTCGGCGCCGGGACGCCCAGGGGTATTTTTGATAGGGTGACCTCGCAGCTGCCGGGGCCTCCAGCTCGGGGAGCGGGACGACTCCCCTGCGCTCCCCACACCTCGGACCTCCCTGCGCCCTCCCGGAGCTCAGGCCGCCAGGGGGCGCGCGCGCTCTGGGAAGAGCGGGGATCGGCGCCCGCGCTCTTCCCCGCGTCCAGAGCGGACCCGGAAAGGGACGCGGTTCTGACCCAGCGGGACGGTGGCGAGCGCCAGCCGCTTCTCCCACGCGGGGGCACGGCGAGCTGTGGCCGTGACCCTGTTGCAACTAAGGCAGGAGCAGGAGATTCTTCAACCTGTTGAGTGTTCAAGAAAACCAAATTGGGGGGAAGGGAGCTACTTGCCTTTCTTTTAAAAGGGTCTTCTTgcacaggatttttaaaaaactaaaatattacagtaatatgggtattatattaatatatagaaagACTGAGAACTTAGGATATTATGAGGGGGAAACTGTACCCGTTTTGTGGAACGCctgtcaaaacaaaacataggagTGGAAGCCAGGCTGGCTCAGGCGACTCTTGGTATCAAGGTCGTGAGtgcaagtcccgtgttgggcttggatcttacttaaaaattttttaagttaaattttaagttaaaaaaaaaaaggcgtaaaggggcgcctgggtggctcagtcggttcagcgtccggcttcggctcaggtcatgatctcacggttagtgggttcgagccccgtgttgtgctctgtgctgaaagctagctcagagcctggagcctgcttcagattctgtatctccctctccgtctgaccctcccctgctcgtgctgtctctgtctctcaaaaataaatttttaaaaacattttttaaaaggcatatatgGAGAGAAGACAGcctgagtcttttttttcccttctgtgaaCAATTCATGGCTTTATCATATTCACCCAATGAAGTTAACAAGTTGGACTCCTAATGAAAGCAATCAGTTTCAAccagtttcacttcttcctgatAATATATGAGTCCTACTATACTCAAGAAAACTAATCTTAAAtagaaatctaaatatataaagagtaCTATTCTTGCTGTGGTTGTCCAAATAAGAGAAGACAACcagcagaaataaagaaatttcagCTCCACtgcacacctggctggctcagttggtagagcgtgtgactcttgatctctgggtggttgagttcaagcctcacgttggcatagagcttacttagaaaaaaatatcttaaggAGATCTTGTTTGAGAGAGGGGCTGCTATTTACTAGTTTACTGACCTTGGGGAGATCCCCACCACTAATAGGGGAATCAAATAAGGTAAAAGTAAGGCAGTGCAATTTACAGCACACACTTAGAATTAAACCCCAATAATGACAAGCACCATGAACCATCTTTGGCAAATTGCAGGAGAACCCTTACAAAGAACCACTGGACAAGGGTAATTTCTCAAATCACACATGATGTTTTCTGAATTCATTCAGTCTTGCTCACATTGTCAAGTAGCCCCCAGTCCGTTGTCTCTTGATTTCCACTGCCTACGCATCTGCACAAAAATCTCAAGTGGCAAAGCACTAACATTCCAGACCCGAACATGACTCACTGATGTGCAGAGTTAACTTGCCTTTTCATCTACTGGGGAAAACATCCCCCAACACTTCTTGTTGTACTAAGGAGACTCAGATTAGTTGAGGAGGTTGTTAGGAACCTCAATCAGGACGCTTTCAACCCCaaaagggcagagaggcaggcatCCTAATTAGATGGC is a window from the Suricata suricatta isolate VVHF042 chromosome 4, meerkat_22Aug2017_6uvM2_HiC, whole genome shotgun sequence genome containing:
- the CDX2 gene encoding homeobox protein CDX-2 isoform X2, producing MYVSYLLDKDVSMYPSSVRHSGGLNLTPQNFVSPPQYPDYGGYHVAAAAANLDPAQSPGPSWPAAYGAPLREDWNGYAPGGAANAVAHGLNGGSPAAAMGYSSPADYHPHHHPHHHPHHPAAAPSCASGLLQTLNPGPPGPAATNAAEQLSPGGQRRNLCEWMRKPAQPSLGSQVKTRTKDKYRVVYTDHQRLELEKEFHYSRYITIRRKAELAATLGLSERLKFGFRTVERRKGKSTRRSCSSNSSSRSPRRRRHNPPSHSQAL
- the CDX2 gene encoding homeobox protein CDX-2 isoform X1 — translated: MYVSYLLDKDVSMYPSSVRHSGGLNLTPQNFVSPPQYPDYGGYHVAAAAANLDPAQSPGPSWPAAYGAPLREDWNGYAPGGAANAVAHGLNGGSPAAAMGYSSPADYHPHHHPHHHPHHPAAAPSCASGLLQTLNPGPPGPAATNAAEQLSPGGQRRNLCEWMRKPAQPSLGSQVKTRTKDKYRVVYTDHQRLELEKEFHYSRYITIRRKAELAATLGLSERQVKIWFQNRRAKERKINKKKLQQQQQQPQPPPPAPQPPQPQPGPLRSVPEPLSPVSSLQGSVPGSVPGVLGPAPGVLNPTVTQ